Proteins encoded by one window of Xanthomonas sp. DAR 80977:
- a CDS encoding RNA polymerase sigma factor FliA, with protein sequence MNAAAQYRAVQRNSANDYITQHSDLVRRIAHHLAARLPASVEIDDLIQAGMIGLIEASRSYDADQGASFETYASIRIRGSMIDEIRRGDWVPRSVHRRARDAASAIRKIEQSTGRAAAANEVAAAMDMPLPEYLRLMEDAARGQVLSLESRVEDHGELDTIAKGGPNPQQMLERSEFGRELGKAIAQLPEREQLVLSLYYEQELNLKEIGAVLGVSESRVCQIHGQATVRLRGRLKAFEAADAGLEDEE encoded by the coding sequence ATGAACGCCGCCGCCCAATACCGCGCCGTGCAGCGCAACAGCGCCAACGACTACATCACCCAGCATTCGGACCTGGTGCGGCGCATCGCCCACCACTTGGCGGCGCGGCTGCCGGCCAGCGTCGAGATCGACGACCTGATCCAGGCCGGCATGATCGGCCTGATCGAGGCCTCGCGCAGCTACGATGCCGACCAGGGCGCCTCGTTCGAGACCTACGCCTCGATCCGCATCCGCGGCTCGATGATCGACGAGATCCGCCGCGGCGACTGGGTGCCGCGCTCGGTGCACCGCCGCGCCCGCGACGCCGCCTCGGCGATCCGCAAGATCGAACAGAGCACCGGCCGCGCCGCCGCCGCCAACGAAGTGGCCGCGGCGATGGACATGCCGCTTCCCGAATACCTGCGATTGATGGAAGATGCCGCGCGCGGCCAGGTGCTGAGCCTGGAGTCGCGGGTCGAGGACCACGGCGAACTGGATACCATCGCCAAGGGCGGCCCCAACCCGCAGCAGATGCTGGAGCGCAGCGAGTTCGGCCGCGAGCTGGGCAAGGCGATCGCGCAGTTGCCCGAACGCGAGCAGCTGGTGCTGTCGCTGTACTACGAGCAGGAATTGAACTTGAAGGAAATCGGCGCGGTGCTCGGTGTCAGCGAGTCGCGCGTCTGCCAGATCCACGGCCAGGCCACGGTACGGTTGCGCGGGCGCTTGAAAGCGTTCGAAGCGGCCGATGCCGGCCTGGAAGACGAAGAATAA
- the cheY gene encoding chemotaxis response regulator CheY, producing the protein MNKNMRILIVDDFSTMRRIVKNLLGDLGFTNTAEAEDGNSALAALRSAPFEFVVTDWNMPGMTGIDLLRNIRADDKLKHLPVLMVTAEAKREQIIEAAQCGVNGYIIKPFTAQTLQEKLGKIFERLGATA; encoded by the coding sequence GTGAACAAGAACATGCGGATTTTGATCGTGGACGATTTCTCGACGATGCGGCGCATCGTCAAGAATCTGCTCGGCGATCTCGGCTTCACCAACACTGCAGAGGCCGAAGACGGCAACAGTGCGTTGGCTGCACTGCGCTCGGCACCGTTCGAGTTCGTGGTCACCGACTGGAACATGCCCGGCATGACCGGCATCGACCTGCTGCGCAACATCCGTGCCGACGACAAGCTCAAGCACCTGCCGGTGCTGATGGTGACCGCCGAGGCCAAGCGCGAGCAGATCATCGAGGCGGCGCAGTGCGGCGTGAACGGCTACATCATCAAGCCGTTCACCGCGCAGACGCTGCAGGAGAAGCTGGGCAAGATCTTCGAACGCCTGGGAGCG